CAGGCACACTCAAATACTCAAACTGCTTTCCGCAGTGATTTACTCACACTGCTAAGGACGGATCAGTGTCtctgaaataaatgtattaaaatgttgttgtttttttactctctGGTTTATATAGCAGCACCAAGCTTTGTTTTATGAGTGCAGTGCCAAAACTGGATGGAACATGGACGAGCTGATGACTTCTTTGGCTGGGTATGGCATCTTATTTCTATGTTTGTATCTGCTTTGTTTGTACACTTAATTGTCACTATACCAAAATACattgtaatatacagtatattgtcaaAATACACTTAGTTACCAGTGTATTAGGTATGCAGTCTAATACAGCAGCCATGCAAAAGGATCCTACCTTCATATTGGAGAGGTGTTGATTCCACTTTTTAGTCAATTTTGGGGCTGTCGTTTGTGGTGCACTTGAATTGTATTGCGTTATACCAAGATGTGTGTCTAATAAGGGCTGCAACTTATTGAATAATCTACCATTTTTGTATTAATCAATTTATTGTTTAGTTATAAAATTGTTATAACTGTTAGTTGTAATTGTtggcataaaaacaaaataaaacagaaaagtaGCAAATCATTATAATTGAGAAGCTGgaatttgaaatatttattgGTGTTTAATTCATGTCAGTTatcaattaatcaactaattgtttcatCACTATTTAGTGTTCTGTCATGGATGTAAAAGGGATGCGCCTCATAAACTGGCATCTGAGTGTAGTTCATCTCATATAATTTTTGTCATAAACCTGAGATGAAGCCAGGCAGCAGGATCAGCGGTGTAAACTACAAACTCCGTTTTAATTTCAAATGTTGTGGTTTCTGCTGCACAATGATTCAATAATTTCCTTCATTTTAGGATGTTAGTCTCCAAGCATGATCGACAATGTGAAGATGCACTTTTACTGACTGAGGTAAAAAGAGGTTGCTGTACGTAAACAGTGGATGAAAGGCTTTTTACTAAACTCCCAGGCCCAATTCCTGAGGTCACCTAAATCATTTCAAGACACAGACAGCGACATTTTTCTGCAAAACAAGTTTACTGGTGAACAGTATCTGTAATGTTGGTTTATAATCCATCTAATAAAATATAGTTTTGATGACTCCTTTGTCTTTTTGAAATCCTTTGAATAACATCTTACAGGCTGCACAATTGTTTTGGAGCTCATATGTGTGAGAAACCAGCTGGGGGCAGCCATGTACTCTATATAGCTTATGAAGGGTTGAGCTGCCTGTTGTGCCAAAAGAGGACAGAACCTTGAGTAGGAGGCTCCGGTCTGAGTGTCAACTGAGTGAGAACTAACGCGGTTGCAGTTAACCTTCAAAGACAGCAGCTCATTGACACTGGGGTTGGTGGGATCTGGGAAGACGTTACCCCAATAATCTACATCCTTAAGGGCCCAACATCTAAAATCAGGTAGGAGTATTTTAGCCTCAGCTGAAAGGGAGAGCGGTTTTTCCATGACACAATGAGTTAAAAATAACTCAATAGGAGATGTTGTTTTGCTGCTGGACAATTACATTTACTCATTGAGGTTTTTTCTAAAGGTTGGAAAACAGTATTCAatgtttactgttttaaatattttaatgtttcataGTTATTGTCCCTTTActctttcatgattttttttatatagagcGAGAGAGTCCTCACTTATCCCTCATGATGCTCAGAGTCACAACCTTTTTAAAATAGAAGCAGAGGAAAGTTCAGTTGAGGTtaagataaaaacagactgattCATAAAGAGTTAAAAGTCAACAGTATATTACTGTATCAAGTTCAGTTACAGGGATAGGGGACATGTATATCTGGCTGCTGCATGGTATGTGACACAAGTTCACAAATGTGTTTTCCCCACAACAGATTTGATTTCATCTTTTGAGCTCTTTCCATTGCTCTGTAATACCAACTTTTCACAAGTTTGAAAGGCGCCACATCTAAGTTTTGGTCTAGTGTTTTATGTCACTCAAAGCTAACTAAATTACAGTAAATCAGCTTTTCACACCAAACTTGGAACCAAAGCAGACTGAAAGAGAAAAATTCTTGCATGATTACCATAACTGACAAGTCTCAATCGGATATAGCACTAAAAGGATTCAGCTCGCCACCATCAGAGTATAAAGATAATGCATTGGATATGATAATGATCAGTGTTGAAGGGTATGGCCTGTTCTCAGAGCATCTTATATTCAGGTTTCAGCTGCTACATAATCTCTAGAAAGTGTTTCATTTGGCAATGGTTTACCTTTGTGTAGATCAACCTGCAGTGTACTGACATGTACAATTTTCATTTCAGAATGGAAGTTCAAGGTGAAAAATCACTCAGCTGTGGGACAATTTGTCTGAAATATCTACTTTTTCTCTTTAACATTCTTTTTTGGGTAAGCTAACAAGGAAGTGTTAAGATTGCATCTGCTCTATCAAGGGCTACTATAATAATCATTACTACTAATAGTAGTAATAATTAACTTTCACTTACAGCATAAACATGCTTTGCTTCAGATGCTACAGATATTAATTCAGATTTTACTTTTACGACACTGAATCATTTTTAGTGTTCCTGACGTATATCCTgtacaaaatgtgtaaaattcTAAATGCACTATTTACCATTAGTTTTTATGTACTGCATTTACCCAATGATTTTGTGTCTGTAGTGCACTAAAAGCTAAAATACTTgcgatatatgtatatatgatcatgtttaatttcagtttttactTTCTTAACTTTCATGTTGCTAACTTTAGGTTTTAAGAGTAGATTGAATCAGTTCTTGTAAAACTAAACATGCACTCAGATGTGAAACCCTGGTTTTATGTGCAtcagataataaaaacaaatttagcTGACAGTCTTGAGGCtgaaagagaaagaatgagGCGTTATCTTGTTTGCATCCTTGTCACATTTTTGGAGccttcaaaaaaaacaatgcgaTGCATTCTTGATATGCACATCTGGTTTGAGTTGGGCTGACAACGGTATTTCTTCCAGCTGGCAGGAGGGGCTGTGATGGCAGTGGGAGTGTGGACTCTGATGGAAAAGAGCGACTACGTCAGCTTACTGAACTCCAGTTTCTACTCAGCCTCAGCTTATATTCTGATAGCTGCGGGGCTCATTGTGATAGTGACCGGGATCATCGGATGCTGTGCTACTCTGAAGGAGATGAAGAGTATTTTGATTGTGGTAAGATGGatcagacacacaaaacactgccctctgacagagaaatgtttatttcactccaccaaagctaaaaaaaaacccatttaatTATGTGAAATCCGAAACAAGAAAAGACACTTTCAAGTTCCTGTTTATACACACAACCTGGTCTGAGTCTACATGTATTGAAAGTTAATCCTTGGTGACCTTCTGTCTTGTCTGCCTGCATTCAGTGCAGCTCATTAGGTCAAGCATGCATGGGTGTCAGATATAACAGACAAAGTCACGCAGAGTGTGTCTTTAAGAGTTTAGATTTAGAGTGCAGCTCATGCCAGAGGAATGAAGGGCATCACAGACGCAGGAGTGTGtgagacggacagacagacagacacaagtgAGAGGATATAATACAGAAGCAAAACTGCACAAGCTCTGTGACGTTATGTCTTTTTCTAAATTTACCACTGCCTTTGTAATGAGTAACTTCCTTCACCACAGTTTGATGTCTGGAGTAAAACCTGTATTACTTTTACTCATACTTTAACTGTTTACGTCACATCTAAaaacacactttgtcattttttagcACAGAAATGTACTGAATGCCGGAATTGATCATTTTCATCCTCGGTGtattcacattcacatgtccCTTCTCAACAGTATTTGGTCCTGTTGCTCTGTATTTTCCTGCTGGAAATCATTGCTGGTGTGCTGGCTTACATTACCTACCAAGAGGTGAAGTGCTTTACCttctgtttgtatgtgtttgtttatattTGACAAAATGATAGTGACAGATATTAGTCCAATATAATATCTTTATGTACATTCCTTTGTTCGTTCTTGTACTTTACCATTAATTTTAAATCTCACTGCACCAATTAGAAATCtgacatttccttttctttctgtatGTATTTAATATGTATATTTCTCATTCCACAATCCCTCAATGTGATTGCAAACACCATTCTCCATCAGAtctatttaaatcttttctaCCACCCAAGATGTGCCTCAGTTGCTGCACTCTCTGTTGTGAAATCTCTGCATGCCTCTCTGTGCATGTTCTTCATTTGTCCTATTTTTCTATCCTTCTTACACCTCTCTTTCTTCCCCCTTTTCTTGCTCCAGTGTTTCCCTTTCTGCTACCAGGTAATCTGCTGCCACCTGTTTCCATTTAATATCCACCTGTTTTTCCCAACAGCAGGATATAAAATGGTTTATTTGCACTTTGTCAGTCAAGCAACAAAACTATCTTTATTTACAAATATATTTGAAGAATGTTCATGTAGAGCAGGGAGTGGGGTCAGAGTAGCTCATATATTTGGGGTTATGTAAGGGCATTGCACAGGTACAGAGGAATGTTACAGGGGAGGAAAGAAACTTGACCAGCAGCTATTTTTATTGATGGGAGATTAGATAATTTTCTCCTGAGTATTGTCTTGATTTGCTGTTTTCTCACAGCTAGATGAGGAGCTCAGACAAAACCTGAAGGTGACCATGCAGCAAAAATATCAGCAGCCGGGGGAGGAGAGCATCACACAGGCTGTGGACAAACTTCAGCAGGAGGTGTGGAAGTGATACTTTGTTTCAATCACAGCTGAGTTAACTGTCAGACTGACAAAATGTGTCAGTTTGATCAGATAATGTTACATTTGAAATAACAGTTTAGCCTGCATGTGAATACAATCCAATGTTAGTCactattatattgttttttatattttcattttatttcttccTCTCTGCACCGGCTCCCTCTCAGTTTAAGTGCTGTGGCAGTCACAACTCCTCAGACTGGAGAGCCTCTGTGTGGATCCAGGCAGCAGAGAACGAGCGGCTTGTTCCTGATAGCTGCTGTAAAAGTCCCAGCGACCTCTGCGGCCGCAGGGACCATCCCTCCAACATCTACAAGGTAGAGGTAGGTAGAGCTGTCTGTTTGGCTGTGGATACATGTTAAATTCTAACACCATCTTAATGTATTTCCTCTCTTGTGCTCCTAGGGAGGCTGCATTATGAAGCTGGAGGAGTTCATCCTGGGGCAGTTGTATATTCTTGGTGCAGTGGGCATTGGGATTGCATTTCTACAGGTAAAGCACTCCCACTTAGCAAACTACAAGTTAATATGTACATCTCTTTTAACGTTGTGCAAAATGCCAGCAGATTAACTGTGAACAATGGTTGTTTCAACGTGCAGTGTGAAAATAACAtgttccttttgtcttttttcctttcAGCTTGTGGGGATGATGTTTACATGCTGCCTTTATCAAAATTTGAATGACGATCCGTactgattttttgatttttttgtgtgatattGGAAAATGTGTCACATCATGAGTTTCAGAAAGTTTGgataggttttttttaaagcc
This genomic stretch from Etheostoma spectabile isolate EspeVRDwgs_2016 chromosome 8, UIUC_Espe_1.0, whole genome shotgun sequence harbors:
- the cd151 gene encoding CD151 antigen isoform X2, whose translation is MEVQGEKSLSCGTICLKYLLFLFNILFWLAGGAVMAVGVWTLMEKSDYVSLLNSSFYSASAYILIAAGLIVIVTGIIGCCATLKEMKSILIVYLVLLLCIFLLEIIAGVLAYITYQELDEELRQNLKVTMQQKYQQPGEESITQAVDKLQQEFKCCGSHNSSDWRASVWIQAAENERLVPDSCCKSPSDLCGRRDHPSNIYKVEGGCIMKLEEFILGQLYILGAVGIGIAFLQLVGMMFTCCLYQNLNDDPY
- the cd151 gene encoding CD151 antigen isoform X1, which codes for MEVQGEKSLSCGTICLKYLLFLFNILFWLAGGAVMAVGVWTLMEKSDYVSLLNSSFYSASAYILIAAGLIVIVTGIIGCCATLKEMKSILIVYLVLLLCIFLLEIIAGVLAYITYQECFPFCYQLDEELRQNLKVTMQQKYQQPGEESITQAVDKLQQEFKCCGSHNSSDWRASVWIQAAENERLVPDSCCKSPSDLCGRRDHPSNIYKVEGGCIMKLEEFILGQLYILGAVGIGIAFLQLVGMMFTCCLYQNLNDDPY